From Sporosarcina sp. Te-1, the proteins below share one genomic window:
- a CDS encoding TetR family transcriptional regulator, giving the protein MSKDAEQKVGLRERKKAKTMANVQTHALRLFRENGYHETTVEQIAEAAEISPSTFFRYFATKEDVVLSDNYDPLLVDAFENQPADLNLLQAVRNAMISGVNEITEDEWETIRQRNQLIMAVPELRAATLKNLTQMMQLLTQIAAKRVGRNSEDPAVRTFAGVVVGVNISLMEYSAEVSKFEFTKLLDEALEVVGNGLKI; this is encoded by the coding sequence ATGTCGAAGGACGCGGAACAAAAAGTAGGATTACGGGAGAGGAAAAAAGCAAAAACGATGGCCAACGTTCAAACTCATGCCTTAAGGCTTTTTCGAGAAAATGGTTATCACGAGACTACGGTTGAACAAATTGCTGAAGCTGCGGAAATCTCTCCAAGTACATTTTTTCGTTATTTTGCTACCAAAGAGGACGTAGTATTATCCGATAATTATGACCCTCTTCTAGTTGATGCATTTGAAAATCAACCGGCAGATTTGAATCTCTTACAAGCCGTTCGAAATGCCATGATTTCGGGTGTTAACGAGATCACTGAGGATGAATGGGAAACAATACGTCAGCGTAATCAACTGATCATGGCCGTCCCCGAACTACGCGCGGCAACATTGAAAAATTTAACCCAGATGATGCAGCTGTTAACTCAGATTGCTGCTAAACGAGTAGGCAGAAATAGTGAGGATCCGGCAGTGCGAACATTTGCCGGGGTGGTCGTTGGAGTGAATATATCGTTAATGGAGTATAGTGCTGAGGTTTCCAAATTTGAATTCACTAAATTATTGGATGAAGCATTAGAAGTAGTGGGAAATGGCCTGAAGATCTAA
- a CDS encoding MFS transporter, giving the protein MNSLYEQRWWVLASLAFGILAVGLDMTILNLALPVLAVDLHATNAELQWFANAYNLVFAAMLLPMGMLGDKMGRKKLLIAGLLIFGAASIACAFSTSSWELITARVFLGLGASMLVPLSMAIIPVMFSEKERPKAIAVWMMANAIGIPLGPILGGWLLNNYWWGSVFIINLPLVMLSLFAVTFLLSESRSLERRAIDFLGMLLSSMGLLGLTYGVIEAGERGWADPITLLSVSAGLLLLGWFVVYQTRAAQPLVDPSLFQSKIFTGGTMIGSIISFALFGVLFAMPQYFRAVLEVDAQSAGLRLLPLVIGLIIGSPISDAIQSRFGARAAIVFGSLLLGIGLAMGSVTNLSTGYGYTSIWISAVGLGIGFALPAAMDIAISALSPERSGVGSALLMVIRQVGGTLGVAILGTVLSISYRNGLNSDEWPMNAFEVAQRNISDGIAAARQIGSDGLVHSVKTSFVDGMGNMFWVCVGAMIVGIAFTFALLNDRKPESEKNNDI; this is encoded by the coding sequence TTGAATTCGCTGTATGAACAAAGATGGTGGGTATTAGCATCACTAGCGTTTGGAATTTTGGCGGTTGGATTAGACATGACGATTTTAAATTTGGCTTTGCCGGTTTTGGCGGTAGATCTACACGCAACAAATGCAGAGCTTCAATGGTTTGCCAATGCATACAATCTTGTTTTCGCTGCTATGCTGCTTCCGATGGGAATGCTTGGCGATAAAATGGGGCGCAAGAAGCTGCTAATAGCCGGCTTGCTCATTTTCGGTGCAGCCTCCATTGCGTGCGCGTTTTCCACATCGTCATGGGAATTGATAACAGCGCGTGTTTTTCTTGGCTTAGGTGCATCTATGCTTGTACCGTTATCCATGGCGATAATCCCAGTAATGTTTTCTGAAAAGGAAAGGCCGAAAGCTATTGCAGTCTGGATGATGGCTAATGCAATTGGAATACCTTTAGGTCCGATTCTTGGAGGTTGGCTCCTGAACAACTATTGGTGGGGCTCGGTATTTATTATCAATCTACCGCTTGTGATGTTATCACTATTTGCAGTCACTTTTCTGTTGTCTGAATCTCGAAGCCTAGAACGGCGTGCCATTGATTTTCTGGGGATGCTGCTTTCAAGCATGGGGTTGCTCGGTTTAACGTATGGTGTTATTGAAGCGGGTGAAAGAGGTTGGGCCGATCCAATAACGTTGTTGTCAGTTAGTGCAGGTTTGCTTCTCTTAGGCTGGTTTGTTGTATATCAAACCCGTGCCGCTCAACCATTGGTGGACCCATCGTTATTCCAATCTAAAATTTTTACTGGTGGAACCATGATAGGCTCTATCATCTCTTTTGCCCTTTTCGGCGTATTGTTCGCAATGCCTCAATACTTTCGTGCCGTGTTGGAAGTAGACGCGCAAAGTGCCGGTTTGAGACTATTGCCACTTGTGATTGGACTGATAATCGGTTCACCTATCTCTGATGCCATACAATCACGCTTCGGAGCAAGGGCGGCAATTGTTTTTGGATCTCTACTACTTGGGATTGGATTGGCGATGGGCAGCGTCACAAATCTCTCAACCGGATACGGATATACTTCCATTTGGATTTCTGCCGTAGGGCTTGGCATTGGTTTTGCACTTCCGGCTGCGATGGATATAGCTATCTCAGCACTTTCCCCAGAAAGAAGTGGTGTGGGATCTGCACTTCTTATGGTCATTAGACAGGTTGGAGGAACGTTAGGGGTCGCCATTCTAGGAACTGTGCTGAGTATAAGTTATCGAAATGGTCTAAATTCCGATGAATGGCCTATGAATGCTTTTGAAGTCGCACAACGAAATATTTCTGATGGGATTGCGGCTGCACGTCAAATAGGTTCAGATGGGCTCGTACATTCAGTTAAAACTTCTTTTGTCGACGGCATGGGCAACATGTTTTGGGTATGTGTAGGAGCTATGATTGTTGGAATTGCTTTTACCTTCGCTTTGTTAAACGACCGTAAACCAGAAAGCGAAAAAAATAATGATATATAG
- a CDS encoding YueI family protein, which translates to MSNNIDDYIQQGMYGNKETKRAERKKFLGTIRERIVIALTQGQVRERGTYKQVEEAIKENRKAHMYLNGNINYADLSKYTKIASQYNVYYTIVTNIDYNSEIGLVLAYDYAIDKEEIYVEKEIPIPQTQEKRKTGLSALFSKLFKNG; encoded by the coding sequence TTGTCAAACAACATTGATGATTATATTCAGCAAGGAATGTATGGCAATAAAGAAACGAAGCGTGCGGAACGTAAGAAATTTCTTGGAACCATTCGTGAACGTATTGTGATCGCGCTCACGCAAGGACAAGTAAGAGAACGTGGGACTTATAAACAAGTCGAGGAGGCAATAAAAGAAAATAGGAAGGCCCATATGTACTTGAATGGAAATATAAACTATGCAGACCTATCAAAATATACAAAGATTGCTTCTCAATATAATGTGTATTATACAATCGTCACCAATATAGATTACAATTCTGAAATTGGCCTTGTCCTCGCATATGACTATGCAATAGACAAAGAGGAAATTTATGTCGAAAAGGAAATACCAATACCGCAGACACAAGAAAAGAGAAAGACAGGCTTGTCCGCCCTATTCTCTAAACTTTTTAAGAATGGGTAA
- a CDS encoding YdeI/OmpD-associated family protein yields MTIIDKLHLTKYKNMAVLNQPDDYDVFNGYTTALSKKHDAIFIFVKTLAEMVAYTEQMINEEQLLEKGYLFFAYPKKGNKRYDTYVHRDNIFPEMKVDEDGYIQNSDIKFSRMVSMDDVFTVVGLKREKKKAIKSPAASQCVADYEENVKDIETLLTEHPNELKFYQELTPGYQRDWARYIFSAKQQKTQEKRQAQMVDILSQGYKSVDLYRQKKK; encoded by the coding sequence ATGACAATTATTGATAAATTACATCTTACAAAGTATAAAAATATGGCTGTTCTTAATCAACCAGATGATTATGATGTATTTAATGGCTACACGACAGCCTTATCCAAGAAGCATGATGCTATATTTATTTTTGTGAAAACATTGGCAGAGATGGTCGCTTATACAGAGCAAATGATCAATGAGGAACAATTGCTTGAAAAAGGGTACCTATTTTTCGCTTATCCGAAAAAAGGGAATAAGCGATATGATACGTACGTGCACAGGGATAATATTTTTCCAGAGATGAAAGTCGATGAGGATGGCTATATACAAAACAGCGATATTAAATTCTCCCGGATGGTCAGTATGGATGATGTATTTACTGTTGTTGGATTAAAACGTGAAAAAAAGAAAGCAATAAAATCACCTGCTGCCAGTCAGTGTGTCGCAGATTATGAGGAGAATGTAAAAGATATAGAAACGTTATTAACAGAGCACCCGAATGAATTAAAATTTTATCAGGAATTAACACCGGGTTATCAAAGGGATTGGGCTCGTTATATCTTTTCAGCCAAACAACAGAAAACGCAAGAAAAAAGGCAAGCGCAAATGGTGGATATACTGTCTCAGGGATATAAATCTGTTGATTTGTATCGTCAAAAAAAGAAGTAG
- a CDS encoding SRPBCC family protein, with the protein MSIHFQVKRIFQVPKQTTYNSLLDLDAANYWMQGLVRMERLDNGTIQVGSQWKETRKMFGKEATEHFEVVQLNEPDKIVLRCDGTKGTTGKGEFIFTYIITSSGEHSEVALYGDIKGLTGMTKLFGKMMSGTFKKACVKDLDSLKDYLEKKKEELKGGDS; encoded by the coding sequence GTGAGTATTCACTTTCAAGTGAAACGAATCTTCCAGGTACCCAAACAAACAACATACAACAGTTTGCTTGATCTGGATGCAGCTAACTATTGGATGCAAGGATTAGTTCGAATGGAGCGATTGGACAATGGAACGATCCAAGTGGGAAGTCAGTGGAAGGAAACAAGAAAGATGTTTGGAAAAGAGGCTACTGAACATTTTGAAGTGGTCCAGCTGAATGAACCAGACAAGATTGTCCTTCGATGTGATGGGACGAAAGGGACGACAGGCAAAGGAGAATTTATTTTCACATACATCATTACTTCGTCAGGTGAGCACTCTGAAGTTGCACTTTATGGTGATATAAAGGGACTTACTGGCATGACTAAATTATTTGGGAAAATGATGTCGGGCACATTCAAGAAGGCCTGTGTAAAAGACTTGGATTCGTTAAAGGATTATTTGGAGAAGAAAAAGGAAGAGCTTAAAGGGGGAGATTCCTAA
- a CDS encoding Lsa family ABC-F type ribosomal protection protein, protein MSMIQVQDLTFSYPGSFENIFEGVNFQIDTDWKLGSIGRNGRGKTTFFNLLLGNYEYSGKIMSSVEFNYFPYPVSDKNKYTHEILEEICPQAEDWEFLREISYLNVDAEVMYRPFKTLSNGEQTKVLLAALFLNEGQFLLIDEPTNHLDTEARKMVSDYLRKKKGFILISHDRIFLDGCVDHILSINRANIEVQSGNYSSWKLNFDRQQQHEEATNERLQKDIGRLKQSSKRSAGWSSQVEASKNGTTNSGSKLDKGFVGHKAAKMMKRAKNLESRQQKAIEEKSKLLKNVEKNESLKLEPLEFQANELIVLADVSVKYDDQIVNKPISFKVEQGDRIVLDGKNGSGKSSILKLILGNPIQHTGSMNLGLGLIISYVQQDTSHLKGLLSDFIEEHKIDETLFKSILRKLDFDRIQFEKDISHYSGGQKKKLLIAKSLCEKAHLYIWDEPLNFIDIYSRMQIEELIQRFNPTMVIVEHDQAFQQTVATKTISM, encoded by the coding sequence ATGTCAATGATACAAGTTCAAGACTTAACTTTTTCTTATCCAGGTAGCTTTGAGAATATTTTTGAAGGTGTAAACTTTCAAATAGATACGGACTGGAAACTTGGATCTATCGGTAGAAATGGACGAGGAAAAACAACATTCTTCAATTTATTATTAGGGAATTATGAGTATAGTGGGAAAATCATGTCTTCGGTAGAATTTAATTATTTCCCTTACCCAGTTTCGGATAAAAACAAGTATACTCATGAAATCTTGGAAGAAATTTGCCCCCAAGCAGAAGATTGGGAATTTCTTCGTGAAATATCCTATCTAAATGTTGATGCCGAGGTCATGTATCGACCATTTAAAACATTATCAAATGGAGAACAAACAAAGGTGTTGCTTGCTGCACTTTTTTTGAATGAGGGTCAATTTCTATTAATTGATGAGCCAACCAATCATCTAGACACTGAGGCACGAAAGATGGTCTCTGATTATCTAAGGAAGAAAAAAGGGTTTATTTTAATTTCACATGACAGAATTTTTTTAGATGGATGCGTTGACCACATCTTATCTATAAATAGAGCAAATATTGAAGTTCAAAGTGGCAACTATTCTTCTTGGAAGTTAAATTTTGATAGACAACAGCAACACGAAGAGGCAACAAATGAGCGTCTACAAAAAGACATAGGGAGATTAAAACAGTCTTCAAAGCGTTCAGCAGGTTGGTCTAGTCAAGTGGAAGCTTCCAAAAATGGGACAACGAATTCGGGTTCTAAGTTGGACAAGGGTTTTGTAGGACATAAAGCGGCAAAGATGATGAAGAGAGCAAAGAACCTTGAATCAAGGCAACAAAAAGCTATTGAGGAAAAGTCAAAACTGCTAAAAAATGTGGAAAAAAACGAGTCATTAAAATTAGAACCATTGGAATTTCAGGCAAATGAATTGATTGTTTTGGCTGATGTGTCTGTTAAGTACGATGACCAAATAGTGAATAAGCCAATTAGCTTTAAAGTTGAACAAGGTGACCGAATTGTTCTTGATGGAAAGAATGGAAGCGGAAAAAGTAGTATCCTAAAACTAATTCTAGGAAATCCAATACAGCATACAGGCTCAATGAATTTAGGTTTAGGCCTCATCATTTCCTATGTCCAACAAGATACTTCTCATTTGAAGGGATTGTTATCGGACTTTATTGAAGAGCATAAGATTGATGAAACATTATTTAAATCCATCCTACGTAAGTTAGATTTTGACCGAATTCAATTTGAGAAAGATATATCTCATTATTCTGGTGGACAAAAGAAAAAGCTGCTTATAGCCAAAAGTTTATGTGAAAAAGCTCATTTATATATTTGGGATGAACCGTTAAATTTTATTGATATTTATTCGCGCATGCAGATTGAAGAACTTATTCAAAGATTTAATCCCACAATGGTTATTGTTGAGCATGATCAAGCATTTCAACAAACAGTTGCAACAAAAACTATATCTATGTAG
- a CDS encoding Cfr family 23S rRNA (adenine(2503)-C(8))-methyltransferase, which yields MQFKQNNKYRRIKEFLREHNYPNFRMKQILNAIFKERINKFNQINVLPKSLREVLVKEFGETILNIVPLKEQYSEQVTKVLFEISGNERIETVNMKYKAGWESFCISSQCGCNFGCKFCATGDIGLKRNLTSDEITDQILHFYLQGHSIDSISFMGMGEALSNVQVFDALDVFTDPMLFALSPRRISISTIGIIPSIKKMTLNYPQVNLTFSLHSPFNEQRSKLMPINDRYPLIDVMDTLDEHIRITSRKVYIAYILLPGVNDSIDHAKEVVSLLKGRYREGSLYHVNLIRYNPTISSPLSFGEVDEGSVVDFYKKLKSSGINVTIRSQFGIDIDAACGQLYGNYQKSNKQ from the coding sequence ATGCAATTTAAACAAAACAATAAGTATAGAAGAATAAAAGAATTCTTAAGGGAACATAATTACCCTAATTTTAGAATGAAACAAATATTGAATGCCATATTTAAGGAAAGAATAAATAAATTCAACCAAATTAATGTACTTCCAAAATCATTAAGAGAAGTTCTTGTTAAGGAATTTGGAGAGACTATTTTAAATATTGTTCCTTTAAAGGAACAATATTCTGAGCAAGTCACTAAAGTCTTATTTGAAATTTCAGGAAATGAAAGGATAGAAACGGTAAATATGAAATATAAAGCTGGGTGGGAATCATTTTGTATATCTTCTCAGTGCGGATGTAATTTTGGGTGTAAATTTTGTGCAACAGGTGACATTGGATTAAAAAGAAATTTGACTTCAGATGAAATTACTGACCAAATCCTCCACTTTTATTTACAAGGTCATTCAATTGATAGTATTTCTTTTATGGGGATGGGAGAAGCGTTATCCAATGTACAAGTTTTTGATGCCTTAGATGTATTCACTGATCCTATGCTGTTTGCTTTAAGCCCTCGTAGGATATCTATTTCAACTATTGGTATTATACCAAGTATAAAAAAAATGACTCTAAATTATCCGCAAGTCAATTTGACGTTTTCGTTACATTCTCCTTTTAATGAACAACGAAGTAAGTTGATGCCGATTAATGATAGGTATCCATTAATAGATGTAATGGACACATTAGATGAGCATATACGAATAACATCAAGAAAAGTATATATTGCTTATATTTTGTTACCTGGTGTGAATGATTCCATTGACCATGCTAAAGAAGTAGTAAGTCTATTAAAAGGTCGATATAGAGAAGGAAGTTTATATCATGTAAATTTAATCAGATATAACCCAACTATCAGTTCTCCTTTAAGTTTCGGTGAAGTTGATGAAGGTAGTGTTGTTGATTTTTACAAAAAATTAAAATCATCAGGTATTAATGTGACCATTAGAAGTCAATTTGGAATTGATATAGATGCTGCTTGTGGTCAATTGTATGGAAATTATCAAAAGAGCAACAAGCAGTAA
- a CDS encoding RNA polymerase sigma factor, with translation MEPARTQWQVRCAFNGFCKRVLKNEAINTYKQRQQRQSKEMTFSDLTPQEENQIFTLDKHYEGEITQGFQVAGKRITPKLLAEAMHTLPDEKRNTVLLYYFFNMSDVEIGQLLDIPRSTVQYRRTSSFELLKRFLEDRADEWDD, from the coding sequence ATGGAACCTGCTCGGACCCAATGGCAAGTACGCTGTGCTTTTAATGGTTTTTGCAAACGAGTGTTGAAGAACGAAGCAATCAACACTTACAAACAAAGACAGCAAAGACAGTCAAAAGAAATGACCTTTTCTGATCTTACGCCACAGGAAGAAAATCAAATCTTTACCTTAGATAAGCATTACGAGGGTGAGATAACACAAGGTTTTCAAGTGGCAGGAAAGAGAATTACCCCGAAACTTCTTGCTGAAGCCATGCATACCTTGCCAGACGAAAAGCGCAATACCGTCCTACTATACTACTTCTTTAACATGTCTGATGTGGAAATCGGTCAACTACTCGATATTCCACGTAGTACCGTACAGTATAGACGGACAAGCTCTTTTGAACTGTTAAAACGATTTTTGGAGGATCGTGCAGATGAATGGGATGATTAA
- a CDS encoding MFS transporter, with product MSNQINSNYSRDSNKLLIVVLALSVLMAAITVDMVTPVLDMIGTDLGGSEAQVSWVVSGVALVLAIAIPFYGRLSDFWEVKKLFTIGILILSIGSLICALAPSLSILVFGRMVQGAGMASIPVLSVVVISKIYPPGQRGGILGIIAGCIGIGTAGGPIFGGIIGQWLGWNSLFWIVFSLGLLIAIGAQISMQKVIPTDSEEPKIFDILGGILLGLTVGLLLLGITLADTYGFGSYPTIVSLTISLSTFIALIIRTATAKQPFIPPILLKNRLYLNSVLIAFFSMFAYFSILVFVPLLVVEVNEMTPGGAGMILLPGGAAVAILSPVVGKLSDRVKPKILLIAGLIVMGISTLFMSLFAGYQPIFISIGVLGIGVSFALINSPANNIAVTALSKEQVGVGMGLFQGALYLGAGAGAALIGALLSVRREFMSALNPFYVLNAPHYSDIFLAVTCITVIALIITFSLRNQKS from the coding sequence ATGAGTAATCAAATTAATAGTAACTATAGCCGTGATTCAAATAAACTTTTAATAGTCGTTCTAGCCCTTTCAGTTTTAATGGCTGCCATTACCGTTGATATGGTCACACCTGTGCTAGATATGATAGGAACAGATTTGGGGGGATCTGAAGCTCAAGTGAGTTGGGTTGTCAGTGGTGTCGCTCTTGTACTTGCAATAGCAATTCCATTTTACGGACGCCTGTCTGATTTTTGGGAAGTAAAAAAGCTATTTACAATAGGTATCTTAATCCTATCAATTGGTAGTTTAATTTGTGCCCTTGCTCCTAGCCTGTCCATATTAGTATTTGGAAGAATGGTTCAAGGTGCTGGAATGGCTTCAATACCTGTGCTCTCTGTTGTAGTGATATCCAAAATTTATCCACCAGGGCAACGCGGTGGTATTTTGGGAATTATTGCTGGTTGTATTGGTATTGGAACTGCCGGAGGACCAATCTTTGGAGGCATTATAGGTCAATGGTTAGGATGGAATTCCCTTTTTTGGATTGTATTTTCTTTAGGATTATTAATCGCTATAGGTGCGCAAATTTCTATGCAAAAAGTAATTCCAACAGATAGTGAAGAACCAAAAATCTTTGATATTCTAGGGGGAATTTTGCTCGGACTTACAGTAGGTTTGTTGTTGTTGGGTATTACGCTTGCCGATACCTACGGATTTGGGTCTTATCCAACAATAGTAAGCTTAACCATATCGTTGTCCACCTTTATTGCATTAATTATTCGAACTGCAACTGCTAAGCAACCATTTATTCCACCGATTCTATTGAAGAATCGCTTGTATTTGAATTCTGTTTTAATCGCCTTTTTCTCGATGTTTGCCTACTTCTCCATTCTTGTGTTCGTTCCATTACTTGTTGTTGAGGTCAATGAAATGACCCCAGGAGGAGCGGGAATGATACTACTCCCTGGTGGTGCGGCTGTTGCTATTTTATCGCCAGTGGTAGGAAAGTTATCTGATCGTGTTAAGCCTAAAATCCTCTTGATTGCGGGTTTAATAGTTATGGGGATTTCCACATTATTCATGTCATTATTTGCTGGATACCAACCTATCTTTATTTCGATTGGTGTTTTAGGTATTGGAGTTTCGTTCGCCCTAATTAACTCTCCAGCTAATAATATTGCGGTAACTGCACTATCTAAAGAGCAAGTTGGAGTGGGAATGGGACTCTTTCAAGGTGCACTGTATCTTGGAGCTGGTGCTGGTGCAGCATTAATTGGAGCTTTATTGTCTGTACGTCGTGAATTTATGAGTGCTTTGAATCCATTTTATGTATTAAATGCTCCTCACTATTCTGATATTTTTTTAGCAGTTACGTGCATTACAGTAATTGCTCTTATCATCACATTCAGTTTGCGTAATCAAAAATCATAA
- the ltrA gene encoding group II intron reverse transcriptase/maturase: MLMERILSRENLLSALKRVERNKGSHGVDEMPVQNLRKHILEHWESMKVELLQGTYEPQPVRRVEIPKPDGGVRLLGIPTVIDRFIQQAIAQVLTSLYDPTFSDHSYGFRPNRSAHDGVRKAKGYIQEGNRWVVDIDLEKFFDKVNHDRLMGVLAKQIEDKRLLKLIRKYLKSGIMINGIVTRSEEGTPQGGPLSPLLSNIVLDELDKELEERGHKFVRYADDCNIYVKTRKAGNRVMNSVTSFIEGKLKLKVNLDKSAVDRPWKRKFLGFSFTSHKEPKVRIANESVKRMKNKIREITSRKKPYPMVYRVEKINQYLMGWCGYFALADTPSVFVHFDSWIRRRLRMCMWKDWKLPRTKVRKLIGLGVERRKAYEWGNSRKGYWRISNSPILHRALGNSYWSSQGLKSLISRYEALRYPS, from the coding sequence ATGTTGATGGAACGAATACTGTCACGTGAAAACCTGCTTTCTGCTCTGAAACGGGTGGAACGCAATAAAGGGAGCCATGGTGTAGATGAAATGCCCGTACAAAACCTACGGAAGCACATCTTAGAACACTGGGAATCCATGAAAGTGGAACTCCTTCAGGGAACTTATGAGCCGCAACCTGTCCGCAGGGTCGAAATCCCGAAACCTGACGGGGGTGTGCGTCTATTAGGCATCCCTACCGTGATAGACCGTTTCATTCAACAGGCGATTGCCCAAGTTTTAACCTCCTTATATGATCCGACCTTTTCAGACCATAGTTATGGGTTTCGACCTAATCGAAGCGCACACGATGGGGTAAGGAAAGCAAAAGGATATATACAGGAAGGGAATCGCTGGGTCGTCGATATCGACTTGGAGAAATTCTTCGACAAAGTGAACCATGACAGGCTTATGGGCGTACTTGCAAAACAAATCGAAGATAAGCGTCTTCTTAAGTTAATCCGTAAATACTTGAAATCTGGCATCATGATAAATGGTATCGTAACAAGGAGTGAAGAAGGCACTCCGCAAGGAGGTCCTTTGAGTCCACTACTTTCCAACATTGTGCTTGATGAACTAGATAAGGAATTGGAGGAAAGAGGTCATAAATTTGTGCGATACGCTGATGACTGCAACATCTATGTGAAAACAAGAAAAGCAGGAAATCGGGTCATGAATTCTGTCACTTCGTTTATTGAAGGGAAGCTTAAGTTGAAGGTCAATCTGGATAAGTCCGCAGTAGACCGTCCTTGGAAGAGAAAATTTCTTGGGTTTAGTTTTACCTCTCACAAAGAACCTAAGGTTCGGATTGCGAACGAAAGTGTGAAACGAATGAAGAATAAAATCCGTGAAATCACCTCAAGGAAGAAACCTTATCCTATGGTGTACCGAGTAGAGAAAATCAATCAATATCTCATGGGTTGGTGCGGCTACTTTGCATTGGCAGATACACCGAGCGTATTTGTTCACTTTGATTCGTGGATTAGAAGACGGCTCCGAATGTGTATGTGGAAGGATTGGAAACTTCCAAGAACCAAAGTGAGAAAACTCATCGGGCTAGGTGTTGAGAGAAGAAAGGCTTACGAATGGGGCAACTCACGGAAAGGTTATTGGAGAATATCCAACAGCCCCATATTACACAGAGCCCTCGGAAACTCCTATTGGAGTTCCCAAGGGCTCAAAAGTCTGATATCTCGTTACGAAGCTTTGCGTTACCCATCTTAA
- a CDS encoding conjugal transfer protein — MLSFTTFYNYSVDQKITEDKNSEWIRSTYRIMLYQDNGGNLVITQNPTLWSIPNKSNYVPQQPESNGTVDSDTVQEVIEFLETFFTFYPTATDKELAYYVKNSALPPIGKDYIFSELINPVFQKSGSQVHVWVSVKYLDETTKATQLSQYELTLEKDTNWMIAKYVKKK; from the coding sequence ATCCTTAGTTTCACAACGTTTTACAATTATTCGGTAGATCAAAAGATTACAGAAGATAAAAATAGTGAATGGATCCGTTCCACCTATAGAATCATGCTTTATCAAGATAATGGAGGGAACTTAGTGATTACACAAAACCCAACCTTATGGAGCATACCGAATAAATCAAATTATGTGCCACAACAACCTGAAAGTAATGGAACAGTCGATTCCGATACTGTACAGGAAGTGATAGAGTTTTTGGAGACATTTTTTACATTTTATCCTACTGCCACTGATAAAGAACTCGCTTATTATGTGAAAAACAGTGCCCTACCACCGATTGGAAAAGACTATATATTTTCAGAGCTAATCAATCCAGTATTCCAAAAGTCTGGAAGTCAGGTGCATGTCTGGGTATCGGTGAAGTATTTGGATGAGACGACAAAGGCGACGCAGCTTTCACAATATGAATTAACTTTAGAGAAAGATACGAATTGGATGATTGCTAAATATGTGAAAAAGAAATGA